Proteins encoded in a region of the Halostella limicola genome:
- a CDS encoding Lrp/AsnC family transcriptional regulator, producing the protein MTQFSLDAVDREIIYLLQENARRSITDIADAVGVADNTVRNRIDRLEAEGVIEGYGVDVNYERAGIQHHYLFICTAPLDSREQLAVDAGRLSGVVDVTTVMTGSQNVLITAAKVGRRDITQLAYDLHGLGLHIDREHLVWDQHRYPLDAFDPRNQR; encoded by the coding sequence ATGACGCAGTTCTCCCTCGACGCCGTCGACCGGGAAATCATCTATCTGCTGCAGGAGAACGCGCGTCGGTCGATCACCGACATCGCCGACGCGGTGGGCGTCGCGGACAACACCGTCCGCAATCGGATCGACCGGCTCGAAGCCGAGGGGGTGATCGAGGGATACGGCGTCGACGTGAACTACGAGCGCGCCGGGATCCAGCACCACTACCTCTTCATCTGCACGGCGCCGCTCGACAGCCGCGAGCAGCTCGCGGTCGATGCGGGCCGCCTCTCCGGAGTCGTCGACGTGACGACCGTCATGACCGGGTCGCAGAACGTCCTGATCACCGCCGCAAAGGTCGGCCGCAGGGACATCACGCAGCTCGCGTACGACCTCCACGGGCTCGGCCTCCACATCGACCGGGAACACCTCGTCTGGGACCAGCACCGATACCCCCTCGACGCGTTCGACCCCCGGAACCAGCGGTGA
- a CDS encoding bacterio-opsin activator domain-containing protein, with protein sequence MHPMRSARSTDDPRVLLVGPDRWRGRVAAVVGDDALVSAATSREGALDLLRGSADRFDCVVCAAELDDGDGTALIRALDDESVPVVLAPETGNERLARDAFVAGAADYAPLDEADETLRERIDEAVDRDAERRRCRRRAADFEALAADPDRFVAVLDSDGAVRRINRAGRRFVDADRDTVVGKRFWALPWGDGDASRRDVQRAVGRAAEGEFETVEASLAGGAEAIAMEFRLRPVDGGGDGPRRVLVVGAEVDERVRLQEELRRSEELHRVTLNNMTDTVLVTDDEGAFTYVCPNVHFIFGYTAEEIREFGTIDALLGDDAVDPDRLPADGVLTNVECTATDKAGEEHTLLVNVRRVSIQGGTTLYSCRDVTERKRREAALTQLHRTSRNLLYDETDAEIANRIVEDAASVLPDGGAAVYQFDREQNVLYPTAASESVRSFLGPLPEFSLDQRSAVTRAFVEERTMRSGDVDGDREPGESLPDFGDYVAVPLADHGVLLATAPDEGAFDGVDEEVTELLAATTEAAFDRVDRENELRERDEALQRRNRRLSDLIRVNEIIREIDQDLVNAETRAEIETAVCERLTADDRFSFAWVGETTAPDGGIEPKAWAGDERGYLDSLSLSLDGGSAPAVRAADEREEALVANVAESLRDARWRKEAVSRNLHSAFAIPLAYDGVSLGTLAVYADEPDAFDETVRTVLRELGDTIAAAINAVQRKEALHSDEVVELDYRIDDPRSPLFHLAEATGATLDVESEVTREDGSALVFATVTGAPAERVVESAADLVGIADAEVIREAEDGDSGFVGLETRDRFLTDVLADHGAVRRVLRATPDELRLVIEVPDSVRTRTVDEVVSNTFSDADLVAQRQRTRPIDAGGTEGRLGERLTDRQREVVRTAYHSGFFDEDRDVTGRDVAAVLDISHTAFYDHVRRAQRNLYDELFDGGPTRA encoded by the coding sequence ATGCATCCGATGCGGTCTGCACGGTCTACCGACGATCCCCGCGTCCTCCTCGTCGGTCCCGACCGCTGGCGGGGGCGAGTCGCGGCAGTCGTCGGCGACGACGCGCTCGTTTCGGCGGCGACCTCGCGAGAAGGGGCGCTCGATCTGCTACGGGGATCGGCCGACAGGTTCGACTGCGTCGTCTGCGCGGCGGAGCTCGACGACGGGGACGGGACGGCGCTGATCCGGGCGCTGGACGACGAGTCCGTTCCGGTCGTGCTGGCGCCCGAGACCGGGAACGAGCGACTCGCCAGAGACGCCTTCGTGGCCGGCGCGGCGGACTACGCGCCGCTCGACGAGGCGGACGAGACCCTGCGCGAGCGGATCGACGAGGCGGTCGACCGCGACGCCGAGCGCCGACGCTGCCGCCGTCGCGCGGCCGACTTCGAGGCGCTGGCGGCCGACCCGGACCGGTTCGTCGCCGTCCTCGACTCCGACGGCGCGGTCCGGCGGATCAACCGCGCCGGTCGCCGGTTCGTCGACGCCGACCGGGACACGGTCGTCGGGAAGCGGTTCTGGGCGCTGCCGTGGGGCGACGGGGACGCGTCGCGCCGCGACGTTCAGCGGGCGGTCGGCCGGGCCGCAGAGGGCGAGTTCGAGACCGTCGAGGCGTCGCTCGCGGGCGGCGCCGAGGCGATCGCGATGGAGTTCCGCCTCCGGCCGGTCGACGGTGGGGGCGACGGCCCCCGACGCGTCCTCGTCGTCGGGGCCGAGGTCGACGAGCGCGTCCGCCTCCAGGAGGAGCTCCGTCGGTCCGAGGAGCTCCACCGGGTGACGCTGAACAACATGACGGACACAGTGCTCGTAACGGACGACGAGGGGGCGTTCACGTACGTCTGTCCGAACGTGCACTTCATCTTCGGGTACACGGCCGAGGAGATCCGCGAGTTCGGCACGATCGACGCGCTGCTCGGTGACGACGCCGTCGACCCCGACCGGCTGCCGGCCGACGGCGTCCTCACGAACGTCGAGTGCACGGCGACCGACAAGGCGGGCGAGGAGCACACCCTGCTGGTCAACGTCCGCCGGGTGTCGATACAGGGCGGCACGACGCTGTACAGCTGCCGGGACGTCACCGAGCGGAAACGCCGGGAGGCGGCGCTCACGCAACTGCACCGGACGAGCCGGAACCTGCTGTACGACGAGACGGACGCGGAGATAGCGAACCGGATCGTCGAGGACGCGGCGTCGGTGCTGCCCGACGGCGGCGCGGCGGTGTACCAGTTCGACCGCGAGCAGAACGTTCTCTACCCGACCGCCGCCTCGGAGTCGGTGCGGTCGTTCCTCGGGCCGCTGCCGGAGTTCAGCCTCGACCAGCGCAGCGCGGTGACGCGAGCGTTCGTCGAGGAGCGGACGATGCGCTCGGGGGACGTCGACGGCGACCGCGAGCCGGGCGAGTCGCTCCCGGACTTCGGGGACTACGTCGCCGTCCCGCTCGCCGACCACGGCGTGTTGTTGGCGACGGCCCCCGACGAGGGGGCGTTCGACGGCGTCGACGAGGAGGTGACGGAACTGCTCGCCGCGACGACGGAGGCGGCGTTCGACCGCGTCGACCGCGAGAACGAGCTCCGGGAGCGCGACGAGGCGCTGCAGCGGCGCAACAGGCGGCTGTCCGATTTGATCCGGGTCAACGAGATCATCCGCGAGATCGACCAGGACCTCGTGAACGCCGAGACCCGCGCCGAGATCGAAACGGCGGTCTGCGAGCGCCTGACGGCCGACGACCGGTTCTCGTTCGCGTGGGTCGGCGAGACGACCGCGCCGGACGGCGGGATCGAGCCGAAGGCGTGGGCCGGCGACGAGCGGGGGTACCTCGACAGCCTCTCGCTGTCGCTCGACGGCGGTTCGGCGCCGGCGGTTCGGGCGGCCGACGAGCGCGAGGAGGCGCTGGTCGCCAACGTCGCCGAGTCGCTCCGTGACGCCCGGTGGCGCAAGGAGGCGGTGTCGCGGAACCTCCACTCGGCCTTCGCGATCCCGCTCGCCTACGACGGCGTGTCGCTCGGGACGCTCGCGGTGTACGCGGACGAACCGGACGCGTTCGACGAGACAGTGCGGACGGTGCTGCGCGAGCTCGGCGACACCATCGCGGCCGCGATAAACGCGGTCCAGCGCAAGGAAGCGCTGCACAGCGACGAGGTCGTCGAGCTCGACTACCGGATCGACGACCCGCGCTCGCCGCTGTTTCACCTCGCGGAGGCGACGGGCGCGACGCTGGACGTGGAAAGCGAGGTGACCCGGGAGGACGGCTCCGCGCTCGTGTTCGCGACCGTCACCGGCGCCCCGGCCGAGCGCGTCGTCGAGAGCGCGGCCGACCTGGTCGGGATCGCGGACGCGGAGGTGATCCGCGAGGCCGAGGACGGGGACAGCGGGTTCGTCGGCCTCGAAACGCGCGACCGCTTCCTCACCGACGTCCTCGCCGACCACGGCGCCGTGCGGCGCGTGCTGCGCGCGACCCCCGACGAGCTCCGGCTCGTCATCGAGGTGCCCGACTCGGTGCGCACCAGAACGGTCGACGAGGTCGTTTCGAACACGTTCTCCGACGCCGACCTCGTCGCGCAGCGCCAGCGCACCCGGCCCATCGACGCCGGGGGTACGGAGGGTCGCCTCGGGGAGCGGCTGACGGACCGGCAGCGCGAGGTCGTTCGGACGGCGTACCACAGCGGCTTCTTCGACGAGGACAGGGACGTCACCGGCCGCGACGTGGCCGCCGTCCTCGACATCTCCCACACCGCGTTCTA